In Erpetoichthys calabaricus chromosome 4, fErpCal1.3, whole genome shotgun sequence, one genomic interval encodes:
- the shroom2a gene encoding protein Shroom2 isoform X3, with translation MDAVDHRTGRGLGRPGVPEPEARGLVDGVALVEVTLIGGAPWGFTLKGGLEHREPLLITKIEEGSKATGRLQAGDEIVSINEVSLTGYRQEAICLVKSSHKTLTLVVKRRNEPVSRPHSWHSTKYTEGQTDATKAALASSAVWHSRYDGSSLSHDLSSSWDQTNLRRVSDQFSSLGSMDSLDHSSQPYERGRLSPAKSNNSIDHLGGSGGGSSNKRDSAYSSFSTSSSTPDHTLSKSNATSTENMLSKVGPWDGGRMGNQRQSQNLNENSRLDEKQSCLLLPSGNGDRESPRSVEQPGSRQSGSGRSSFGPVWHIPEKKRNASSPPPPPPPVRSDSFAATKVHEKSLMPPYSEGTPFHKSPLWMANCTSAESSDPQQRAARRSHNQVVPPFVSVDSYNNNQVTSNRLHSLSSIDIRVGQTAQHQRQYSDESTLYSFARPSAVAPKPQGMCGYYSSMQELPTNLNQYYNESQVRTTGDSTGHPRYYCVTARQSAQASLVKVENWKGSTGTDLGQDSSEKNPWPKHTLPPPPPPPPLQQSYVEAAADRGHYRPEDKEGGTQGLGPDGDEWGGQKRGNGFLPHHLADAHQQPDDLPDAGGAPPRGQCRGEDAKICPQKTPMLHSLAQETFHFPEKCNEPGRQDVVDHPANKQQRRSDRYATTLRNEIQMRRAKLQKSKSTAALSDPSEAEEDQESWKADPVETPTSTSDGSFSHSYKDHLKEAQARVLRATSFRRRDLEPVLLEYPPDVPENLVGQPASLPLKDNSGQCVFTETSQSKLNPPVTRIGGRKRFSAEQKVRSYSEPDKINEVGTGGAEAGKFRQPGNPTSFADRRKFFEASSKPTFLKPAARQAQRSSLGGHSLQKPHLTEAEEAWQERRTRAASFGFERSLRSLEEDGEIPANISRRNGERCGSLEQQRLGTFAEYEATWNEQRKPSEVRSSGRYHSADNILDSGAEEIGKAQCVHERSRSSPSADFYGQNVLVPATKKRPEDTPADGSRPGAPGAETDTSSVRLSEESSRERPPKDKQLAAEGRHRPSQPEPPLWGLPDNRGRSVTLPNDYRYKEDDEAAARAHIADPLQLVPPLSESRALIDSGAGTLPETPALGVKQKKKGAAPQRPPPPKLDKYKRQEGSSSTTDCQESGGARQSSTPSSDALAAALSRVSLGDVKSDEGKWDASEKGLPASATRCHLHLKSSMEVSRSPSPQFSPQRLTDKPPVSVNEEAPSRIEKVMDNNTTVKMVPIKIVHSESHAEKESRPYLVQRPEPTSVPGDDKDQIKTLTSMEQSYSRFCAYTRQGTDQEQWAQDDEPRGKAEHPSDAKTADDLKTEELAREIVGKDKSLADILDPNTKMKTTMDLMEGIFPKDEQLLEEAQQRRRVPPKQQSPKPSERRSEEASPSAAALTTSSSYYNTSAPKAELLIKMKDMQEQNEEEDSEEELDYDLSEKKHELIDSISKKLQVLRDARESLQEDIQANNELGEEVEAKVKQVCKANEFDKFRMFIGDLDKVVSLLLSLSGRLARVENALNNLDEAASAEEKRTLIDKRKLLITQHEDAKELKENLDRRERAVYDILASHLNEEDLADYEHFVKMKSALIIEQRKLEDKIKLGDEQLKCLTDSLTSEARMKGLAAF, from the exons CTCATTGTCACATGACCTGTCCAGCTCCTGGGATCAGACAAACCTGCGCCGAGTTTCCGACCAGTTCAGCTCGCTTGGCAGCATGGACAGCCTGGACCATTCGTCCCAGCCCTATGAGCGTGGACGTCTCTCGCCGGCCAAGTCCAACAACAGCATCGACCACCTGGGAGGCAGTGGCGGTGGCAGCAGTAATAAGAGGGACTCGGCCTACAGTTCTTTCTCCACCAGCTCCAGTACTCCCGACCACACGCTGTCCAAGAGCAATGCCACCTCCACTGAGAACATGCTGTCCAAGGTGGGTCCTTGGGATGGGGGGAGAATGGGCAACCAGCGGCAAAGCCAGAACCTGAATGAAAACAGCCGGCTGGATGAGAAGCAGAGCTGTCTGCTTCTGCCTTCTGGAAATGGCGACCGAGAAAGCCCGCGGAGCGTCGAGCAGCCAGGCAGCAGGCAGTCGGGTTCAGGGAGGTCCAGTTTTGGCCCGGTGTGGCACATCccagagaagaagaggaacgcgtcttctcctccacctcctccccCTCCGGTCCGAAGTGATAGTTTTGCAGCCACCAAAGTTCACGAGAAGAGTCTGATGCCACCCTATTCCGAGGGCACACCTTTCCATAAGTCCCCACTCTGGATGGCCAACTGCACATCAGCCGAATCCAGCGACCCCCAGCAGAGGGCGGCGAGGCGCAGCCATAACCAGGTGGTACCTCCTTTTGTGTCTGTGGACAGCTATAACAACAACCAGGTGACCAGCAACAGGCTGCACTCACTGTCCAGCATCGACATCCGGGTCGGCCAGACCGCCCAGCACCAGCGCCAGTACAGCGATGAAAGCACTTTATACAGCTTCGCCAGGCCATCCGCCGTGGCGCCAAAGCCTCAGGGCATGTGCGGCTATTACAGCAGCATGCAGGAGCTACCAACGAACTTGAACCAGTACTACAATGAATCTCAGGTCAGGACTACGGGGGACAGCACCGGACACCCGCGATATTACTGTGTGACCGCCAGACAGTCAGCTCAGGCATCGCTGGTTAAAGTTGAAAACTGGAAGGGCAGCACAGGGACGGATTTGGGCCAGGATTCCAGTGAGAAGAACCCCTGGCCAAAGCAcacacttcctcctcctcctcctcctcctcctctgcagCAGTCCTATGTTGAAGCTGCAGCTGACCGAGGGCATTATCGACCAGAAGACAAGGAAGGGGGGACACAGGGGCTCGGTCCCGATGGGGACGAATGGGGAGGCCAGAAAAGGGGTAACGGATTCCTGCCTCATCACTTGGCCGACGCCCATCAGCAGCCAGATGACCTTCCAGACGCTGGTGGTGCCCCACCGAGGGGGCAGTGCAGGGGCGAGGATGCCAAGATTTGTCCACAGAAAACTCCAATGCTGCACTCCCTAGCTCAGGAGACCTTCCACTTCCCTGAAAAATGCAACGAACCTGGTAGGCAGGATGTTGTTGACCACCCGGCCAATAAGCAGCAGCGGCGCAGCGATCGATATGCGACCACATTACGGAATGAGATTCAGATGAGAAGGGCAAAACTGCAGAAGAGCAAAAGCACGGCCGCTCTGAGCGATCCGAGTGAGGCAGAGGAGGACCAGGAAAGCTGGAAGGCCGACCCCGTGGAGACCCCGACGTCCACCTCAGATGGCTCCTTCTCACACTCCTACAAGGACCACCTCAAGGAAGCTCAGGCCAGAGTCCTTAGGGCGACATCCTTTAGAAGACGGGATCTGGAGCCTGTGCTGCTCGAGTACCCACCCGACGTGCCTGAAAACCTTGTGGGCCAACCAGCGTCCCTGCCTCTGAAGGACAACAGCGGTCAGTGCGTCTTCACTGAAACTTCCCAAAGCAAACTCAACCCCCCTGTCACTCGCATCGGGGGGCGAAAACGGTTTTCTGCAGAGCAGAAGGTCCGGTCCTATTCGGAACCGGACAAGATCAATGAGGTGGGCACTGGTGGGGCAGAAGCGGGCAAGTTCCGTCAGCCTGGCAATCCCACGAGTTTCGCTGACCGGCGTAAATTTTTTGAGGCCAGCAGTAAACCGACTTTCCTTAAACCGGCAGCCAGACAAGCGCAACGAAGCTCCCTCGGGGGGCACAGCCTGCAGAAACCCCACCTGACCGAAGCTGAGGAGGCCTGGCAGGAGCGAAGAACACGAGCTGCCTCTTTTGGCTTTGAGCGCTCGCTGCGTTCTCTAGAGGAAGACGGGGAGATTCCTGCGAACATCAGCAGGAGAAACGGTGAGAGATGCGGGTCGCTTGAACAGCAGAGGCTCGGGACGTTTGCGGAGTACGAGGCCACGTGGAACGAGCAGAGGAAGCCCTCAGAAGTCCGGAGTTCTGGGCGCTATCACTCGGCGGATAACATACTGGACTCCGGGGCCGAAGAGATCGGGAAAGCGCAGTGTGTCCACGAAAGGTCGAGGTCATCTCCGTCGGCCGATTTTTATGGACAG AATGTTCTTGTGCCAGCAACGAAAAAGAGGCCTGAGGACACCCCGGCAGATGGCAGTCGTCCTGGAGCCCCCGGTGCCGAAACGGACACCAGCTCGGTGAG GCTCTCGGAGGAGTCGTCCAGAGAACGGCCCCCTAAAGATAAGCAGCTCGCTGCAGAGGGCAGACACAGACCATCTCAGCCAGAGCCGCCGCTCTGGGGTCTGCCAGACAACAGGGGGCGCTCTGTCACCCTGCCTAATGACTACAGATACAAGGAGGACGACGAGGCGGCGGCCCGAGCTCACATCGCAGACCCCCTGCAGCTTGTGCCCCCACTCTCGGAAAGCAGGGCACTGATCGACAGTGGGGCTGGCACACTCCCGGAGACCCCGGCTTTGGGTGTAAAGCAGAAGAAAAAGGGGGCCGCACCACAGAGACCTCCACCGCCCAAACTCGACAAGTACAAGCGGCAAGAGGGCAGCTCCTCAACAACCGACTGCCAAGAGAGCGGTGGGGCGCGCCAGTCCAGTACCCCCAGCTCGGACGCCCTTGCTGCAGCCCTGTCCAGAGTGTCTCTAGGAGATGTGAAGAGCGACGAGGGCAAGTGGGACGCCAGCGAGAAGGGGCTGCCGGCCAGTGCCACCCGGTGCCATCTTCATCTCAAGTCATCCATGGAGGTGTCGCGGTCCCCCTCACCTCAGTTCTCTCCACAGAGGCTCACGGATAAGCCCCCCGTCTCAGTGAATGAGGAGGCTCCATCGAG GATTGAAAAGGTGATGGACAACAACACCACCGTCAAGATGGTGCCAATCAAGATCGTCCACTCTGAAAGCCACGCAGAGAAGGAGAGCCGGCCATACCTCGTCCAGAGGCCCGAGCCCACCTCAGTGCCAGGAGACGACAAGGACCAGATCAAGACACTGACCTCCATGGAGCAGTCGTACTCACGCTTCTGTGCCTACACGAGGCAGGGCACTGACCAGGAGCAGTGGGCACAAGACGACGAGCCCAGAGGGAAGGCTGAGCACCCAAGTGACGCCAAAACGGCGGACGACTTGAAGACGGAGGAGCTCGCCAGAGAGATTGTGGGGAAGGACAAGTCGCTGGCCGACATTTTAGACCCCAACACGAAAATGAAGACCACGATGGACCTGATGGAAGGCATCTTCCCCAAAGACGAGCAGCTGCTGGAAGAGGCCCAGCAACGCCGAAGGGTCCCCCCAAAGCAGCAGTCCCCGAAGCCTTCTGAGAG GAGATCTGAAGAGGCTTCTCCATCTGCGGCCGCCCTGACGACAAGCTCCTCCTACTACAACACGTCTGCCCCCAAGGCGGAGCTCCTGATCAAGATGAAGGACATGCAGGAGCAGAATGAGGAGGAAGACTCTGAGGAAGAACTGGACTACGACCTGTCAGAGAAAAAG CATGAGCTGATCGACAGCATCTCCAAGAAGCTGCAGGTCCTGCGAGATGCCCGCGAGAGCCTCCAGGAGGACATTCAGGCCAACAATGAGCTGGGTGAGGAGGTGGAGGCGAAGGTCAAGCAGGTGTGCAAGGCCAACGAGTTTGACAAGTTCAGGATGTTCATCGGTGACCTGGACAAGGTGGTCAGCCTGCTGCTGTCTCTGTCGGGCCGGCTGGCCAGGGTGGAGAACGCCTTGAACAACCTGGACGAGGCGGCGTCGGCCGAGGAGAAG CGCACCCTGATTGACAAGCGGAAGCTGCTCATCACCCAGCACGAGGACGCCAAGGAGCTGAAGGAGAACTTGGACCGGCGGGAGCGCGCCGTCTACGACATCCTGGCCAGCCACCTGAACGAGGAGGACCTGGCGGACTACGAGCATTTCGTCAAGATGAAGTCGGCCCTCATCATCGAGCAGCGCAAGCTGGAGGACAAGATCAAGCTGGGGGACGAGCAGCTCAAGTGTCTGACGGACAGCCTGACCTCCGAGGCCAGGATGAAGGGGCTGGCGGCCTTTTGA
- the shroom2a gene encoding protein Shroom2 isoform X4, producing the protein MITGTMKVVDIVAQKMPSESDVHVARSFLTKILRSSMRRSRLKGRNEPVSRPHSWHSTKYTEGQTDATKAALASSAVWHSRYDGSSLSHDLSSSWDQTNLRRVSDQFSSLGSMDSLDHSSQPYERGRLSPAKSNNSIDHLGGSGGGSSNKRDSAYSSFSTSSSTPDHTLSKSNATSTENMLSKVGPWDGGRMGNQRQSQNLNENSRLDEKQSCLLLPSGNGDRESPRSVEQPGSRQSGSGRSSFGPVWHIPEKKRNASSPPPPPPPVRSDSFAATKVHEKSLMPPYSEGTPFHKSPLWMANCTSAESSDPQQRAARRSHNQVVPPFVSVDSYNNNQVTSNRLHSLSSIDIRVGQTAQHQRQYSDESTLYSFARPSAVAPKPQGMCGYYSSMQELPTNLNQYYNESQVRTTGDSTGHPRYYCVTARQSAQASLVKVENWKGSTGTDLGQDSSEKNPWPKHTLPPPPPPPPLQQSYVEAAADRGHYRPEDKEGGTQGLGPDGDEWGGQKRGNGFLPHHLADAHQQPDDLPDAGGAPPRGQCRGEDAKICPQKTPMLHSLAQETFHFPEKCNEPGRQDVVDHPANKQQRRSDRYATTLRNEIQMRRAKLQKSKSTAALSDPSEAEEDQESWKADPVETPTSTSDGSFSHSYKDHLKEAQARVLRATSFRRRDLEPVLLEYPPDVPENLVGQPASLPLKDNSGQCVFTETSQSKLNPPVTRIGGRKRFSAEQKVRSYSEPDKINEVGTGGAEAGKFRQPGNPTSFADRRKFFEASSKPTFLKPAARQAQRSSLGGHSLQKPHLTEAEEAWQERRTRAASFGFERSLRSLEEDGEIPANISRRNGERCGSLEQQRLGTFAEYEATWNEQRKPSEVRSSGRYHSADNILDSGAEEIGKAQCVHERSRSSPSADFYGQNVLVPATKKRPEDTPADGSRPGAPGAETDTSSVRLSEESSRERPPKDKQLAAEGRHRPSQPEPPLWGLPDNRGRSVTLPNDYRYKEDDEAAARAHIADPLQLVPPLSESRALIDSGAGTLPETPALGVKQKKKGAAPQRPPPPKLDKYKRQEGSSSTTDCQESGGARQSSTPSSDALAAALSRVSLGDVKSDEGKWDASEKGLPASATRCHLHLKSSMEVSRSPSPQFSPQRLTDKPPVSVNEEAPSRIEKVMDNNTTVKMVPIKIVHSESHAEKESRPYLVQRPEPTSVPGDDKDQIKTLTSMEQSYSRFCAYTRQGTDQEQWAQDDEPRGKAEHPSDAKTADDLKTEELAREIVGKDKSLADILDPNTKMKTTMDLMEGIFPKDEQLLEEAQQRRRVPPKQQSPKPSERRSEEASPSAAALTTSSSYYNTSAPKAELLIKMKDMQEQNEEEDSEEELDYDLSEKKHELIDSISKKLQVLRDARESLQEDIQANNELGEEVEAKVKQVCKANEFDKFRMFIGDLDKVVSLLLSLSGRLARVENALNNLDEAASAEEKRTLIDKRKLLITQHEDAKELKENLDRRERAVYDILASHLNEEDLADYEHFVKMKSALIIEQRKLEDKIKLGDEQLKCLTDSLTSEARMKGLAAF; encoded by the exons CTCATTGTCACATGACCTGTCCAGCTCCTGGGATCAGACAAACCTGCGCCGAGTTTCCGACCAGTTCAGCTCGCTTGGCAGCATGGACAGCCTGGACCATTCGTCCCAGCCCTATGAGCGTGGACGTCTCTCGCCGGCCAAGTCCAACAACAGCATCGACCACCTGGGAGGCAGTGGCGGTGGCAGCAGTAATAAGAGGGACTCGGCCTACAGTTCTTTCTCCACCAGCTCCAGTACTCCCGACCACACGCTGTCCAAGAGCAATGCCACCTCCACTGAGAACATGCTGTCCAAGGTGGGTCCTTGGGATGGGGGGAGAATGGGCAACCAGCGGCAAAGCCAGAACCTGAATGAAAACAGCCGGCTGGATGAGAAGCAGAGCTGTCTGCTTCTGCCTTCTGGAAATGGCGACCGAGAAAGCCCGCGGAGCGTCGAGCAGCCAGGCAGCAGGCAGTCGGGTTCAGGGAGGTCCAGTTTTGGCCCGGTGTGGCACATCccagagaagaagaggaacgcgtcttctcctccacctcctccccCTCCGGTCCGAAGTGATAGTTTTGCAGCCACCAAAGTTCACGAGAAGAGTCTGATGCCACCCTATTCCGAGGGCACACCTTTCCATAAGTCCCCACTCTGGATGGCCAACTGCACATCAGCCGAATCCAGCGACCCCCAGCAGAGGGCGGCGAGGCGCAGCCATAACCAGGTGGTACCTCCTTTTGTGTCTGTGGACAGCTATAACAACAACCAGGTGACCAGCAACAGGCTGCACTCACTGTCCAGCATCGACATCCGGGTCGGCCAGACCGCCCAGCACCAGCGCCAGTACAGCGATGAAAGCACTTTATACAGCTTCGCCAGGCCATCCGCCGTGGCGCCAAAGCCTCAGGGCATGTGCGGCTATTACAGCAGCATGCAGGAGCTACCAACGAACTTGAACCAGTACTACAATGAATCTCAGGTCAGGACTACGGGGGACAGCACCGGACACCCGCGATATTACTGTGTGACCGCCAGACAGTCAGCTCAGGCATCGCTGGTTAAAGTTGAAAACTGGAAGGGCAGCACAGGGACGGATTTGGGCCAGGATTCCAGTGAGAAGAACCCCTGGCCAAAGCAcacacttcctcctcctcctcctcctcctcctctgcagCAGTCCTATGTTGAAGCTGCAGCTGACCGAGGGCATTATCGACCAGAAGACAAGGAAGGGGGGACACAGGGGCTCGGTCCCGATGGGGACGAATGGGGAGGCCAGAAAAGGGGTAACGGATTCCTGCCTCATCACTTGGCCGACGCCCATCAGCAGCCAGATGACCTTCCAGACGCTGGTGGTGCCCCACCGAGGGGGCAGTGCAGGGGCGAGGATGCCAAGATTTGTCCACAGAAAACTCCAATGCTGCACTCCCTAGCTCAGGAGACCTTCCACTTCCCTGAAAAATGCAACGAACCTGGTAGGCAGGATGTTGTTGACCACCCGGCCAATAAGCAGCAGCGGCGCAGCGATCGATATGCGACCACATTACGGAATGAGATTCAGATGAGAAGGGCAAAACTGCAGAAGAGCAAAAGCACGGCCGCTCTGAGCGATCCGAGTGAGGCAGAGGAGGACCAGGAAAGCTGGAAGGCCGACCCCGTGGAGACCCCGACGTCCACCTCAGATGGCTCCTTCTCACACTCCTACAAGGACCACCTCAAGGAAGCTCAGGCCAGAGTCCTTAGGGCGACATCCTTTAGAAGACGGGATCTGGAGCCTGTGCTGCTCGAGTACCCACCCGACGTGCCTGAAAACCTTGTGGGCCAACCAGCGTCCCTGCCTCTGAAGGACAACAGCGGTCAGTGCGTCTTCACTGAAACTTCCCAAAGCAAACTCAACCCCCCTGTCACTCGCATCGGGGGGCGAAAACGGTTTTCTGCAGAGCAGAAGGTCCGGTCCTATTCGGAACCGGACAAGATCAATGAGGTGGGCACTGGTGGGGCAGAAGCGGGCAAGTTCCGTCAGCCTGGCAATCCCACGAGTTTCGCTGACCGGCGTAAATTTTTTGAGGCCAGCAGTAAACCGACTTTCCTTAAACCGGCAGCCAGACAAGCGCAACGAAGCTCCCTCGGGGGGCACAGCCTGCAGAAACCCCACCTGACCGAAGCTGAGGAGGCCTGGCAGGAGCGAAGAACACGAGCTGCCTCTTTTGGCTTTGAGCGCTCGCTGCGTTCTCTAGAGGAAGACGGGGAGATTCCTGCGAACATCAGCAGGAGAAACGGTGAGAGATGCGGGTCGCTTGAACAGCAGAGGCTCGGGACGTTTGCGGAGTACGAGGCCACGTGGAACGAGCAGAGGAAGCCCTCAGAAGTCCGGAGTTCTGGGCGCTATCACTCGGCGGATAACATACTGGACTCCGGGGCCGAAGAGATCGGGAAAGCGCAGTGTGTCCACGAAAGGTCGAGGTCATCTCCGTCGGCCGATTTTTATGGACAG AATGTTCTTGTGCCAGCAACGAAAAAGAGGCCTGAGGACACCCCGGCAGATGGCAGTCGTCCTGGAGCCCCCGGTGCCGAAACGGACACCAGCTCGGTGAG GCTCTCGGAGGAGTCGTCCAGAGAACGGCCCCCTAAAGATAAGCAGCTCGCTGCAGAGGGCAGACACAGACCATCTCAGCCAGAGCCGCCGCTCTGGGGTCTGCCAGACAACAGGGGGCGCTCTGTCACCCTGCCTAATGACTACAGATACAAGGAGGACGACGAGGCGGCGGCCCGAGCTCACATCGCAGACCCCCTGCAGCTTGTGCCCCCACTCTCGGAAAGCAGGGCACTGATCGACAGTGGGGCTGGCACACTCCCGGAGACCCCGGCTTTGGGTGTAAAGCAGAAGAAAAAGGGGGCCGCACCACAGAGACCTCCACCGCCCAAACTCGACAAGTACAAGCGGCAAGAGGGCAGCTCCTCAACAACCGACTGCCAAGAGAGCGGTGGGGCGCGCCAGTCCAGTACCCCCAGCTCGGACGCCCTTGCTGCAGCCCTGTCCAGAGTGTCTCTAGGAGATGTGAAGAGCGACGAGGGCAAGTGGGACGCCAGCGAGAAGGGGCTGCCGGCCAGTGCCACCCGGTGCCATCTTCATCTCAAGTCATCCATGGAGGTGTCGCGGTCCCCCTCACCTCAGTTCTCTCCACAGAGGCTCACGGATAAGCCCCCCGTCTCAGTGAATGAGGAGGCTCCATCGAG GATTGAAAAGGTGATGGACAACAACACCACCGTCAAGATGGTGCCAATCAAGATCGTCCACTCTGAAAGCCACGCAGAGAAGGAGAGCCGGCCATACCTCGTCCAGAGGCCCGAGCCCACCTCAGTGCCAGGAGACGACAAGGACCAGATCAAGACACTGACCTCCATGGAGCAGTCGTACTCACGCTTCTGTGCCTACACGAGGCAGGGCACTGACCAGGAGCAGTGGGCACAAGACGACGAGCCCAGAGGGAAGGCTGAGCACCCAAGTGACGCCAAAACGGCGGACGACTTGAAGACGGAGGAGCTCGCCAGAGAGATTGTGGGGAAGGACAAGTCGCTGGCCGACATTTTAGACCCCAACACGAAAATGAAGACCACGATGGACCTGATGGAAGGCATCTTCCCCAAAGACGAGCAGCTGCTGGAAGAGGCCCAGCAACGCCGAAGGGTCCCCCCAAAGCAGCAGTCCCCGAAGCCTTCTGAGAG GAGATCTGAAGAGGCTTCTCCATCTGCGGCCGCCCTGACGACAAGCTCCTCCTACTACAACACGTCTGCCCCCAAGGCGGAGCTCCTGATCAAGATGAAGGACATGCAGGAGCAGAATGAGGAGGAAGACTCTGAGGAAGAACTGGACTACGACCTGTCAGAGAAAAAG CATGAGCTGATCGACAGCATCTCCAAGAAGCTGCAGGTCCTGCGAGATGCCCGCGAGAGCCTCCAGGAGGACATTCAGGCCAACAATGAGCTGGGTGAGGAGGTGGAGGCGAAGGTCAAGCAGGTGTGCAAGGCCAACGAGTTTGACAAGTTCAGGATGTTCATCGGTGACCTGGACAAGGTGGTCAGCCTGCTGCTGTCTCTGTCGGGCCGGCTGGCCAGGGTGGAGAACGCCTTGAACAACCTGGACGAGGCGGCGTCGGCCGAGGAGAAG CGCACCCTGATTGACAAGCGGAAGCTGCTCATCACCCAGCACGAGGACGCCAAGGAGCTGAAGGAGAACTTGGACCGGCGGGAGCGCGCCGTCTACGACATCCTGGCCAGCCACCTGAACGAGGAGGACCTGGCGGACTACGAGCATTTCGTCAAGATGAAGTCGGCCCTCATCATCGAGCAGCGCAAGCTGGAGGACAAGATCAAGCTGGGGGACGAGCAGCTCAAGTGTCTGACGGACAGCCTGACCTCCGAGGCCAGGATGAAGGGGCTGGCGGCCTTTTGA